From Equus przewalskii isolate Varuska chromosome 7, EquPr2, whole genome shotgun sequence, one genomic window encodes:
- the IL31 gene encoding interleukin-31, translating into MVSHIGSTRFALFLLCCLGTLMFSHTGPIYQLQPKEIQAIIVELQNLSKKLLDDYLNKEKGVQKFDSDLPSCFTSDSQAPGNINSSAILPYFKAISPSLNNDKSLYIIEQLDKLNFQNAPETEVSMPTDNFERKRFILTILRWFSNCLEHRAQ; encoded by the exons ATGGTCTCCCATATAG GATCCACTAGGTTTGCCCTGTTCCTGCTCTGCTGTTTGGGAACTTTGATGTTCTCTCATACGGGACCCATCTATCAGCTACAAccaaaagaaatacaagcaataaTCGTAGAATTACAGAACTTGTCTAAGAAACTTTTGGATGACTAC cTGAACAAAGAGAAGGGAGTGCAAAAATTCGACAGTGACTTGCCGTCATGTTTCACCTCTGACTCCCAAGCACCAGGCAACATCAACAGCTCAGCCATCCTGCCTTATTTCAAGGCCATCAGTCCATCATTAAATAACGATAAGAGCCTTTACATCATAGAACAGCTCGACAAACTCAATTTTCAAAATGCACCAGAAACAGAAGTTTCTATGCCTACAGATAACTTTGAACGTAAAAGATTCATCTTGACCATTTTACGATGGTTTTCAAACTGCCTGGAACATAGAGCTCAGTAG